tccctgttttttttttggggggtcaaagaagaaatatatCCAATTTGCCTGGCATAAAACCTAGCCTCActtgaactttttttcttttctttctggaCTGAAATAAGCACTCGACTTTATGTAAACTTTtctacaaaaataatttttataaatttctataaattattttcgaaagaccaaaaagaaaatatagccCATATACATCTGACATCTTTCATGTTTATCTCTATGAACTACATAACCTTGACTGGAAGAAGGCATCTTTTTTACCTACAACTTGGTCGACAAGTGGCGAAACAGAACAATTAGCAGACAAATTTCCATGCAGGCATACAACTAAGGTTTTGGCCATGGGCCAATGGCAGGACCTGTAGCGTGGCAAAGCCAACGAGGAGACTCTGAGTTCTTTCAGTTACGAAAATCTGATGATTTTAATTGCTTTCAAATGTAAAACAAATGAAGGTGTGAAAATAATCGTGTTTGGTTCACCTTCTTGCTCATGAGCGACACTTTGCAGTCAAGTTCAACTTCTGCCAAATTACACATGTACATGCATGCAAATTACCACTCAAATATTGATTTgtatttgattaattattataaatgaaaattcaaataagcatGAATTGCTCactcaaaatttgaataattagGGGGGGAAAATCTTAATTTGAATATCGAAGCAGAAGACtaattaacattttttttaagagtTTCATGCTCTCCACCACTCTCCAAGtaaccacacacacacacattcaaTCCTTGTGTGAATTGACAAATTAAAGGCAATTTCTATTTAAAACTCAAGCATACTAATGATAAAATGATGAGTTACAAAATGTTAACCGCCGAATAAACCCCTCCTTACTTATACTACAGGTCTTCCTTCTGCCTTGGAGACCTAATCGGCATACAAGAGTATTTGTCCATATGTAATGGAAATTGATCCCGACAAGGAATCTATGCGGAAATTCATTGGCATAAGTACTAGAAGTACTTGATCTATGTGATATACTGATTGGCTAATACATTTTGATAAAATGATGAGTTACAAAATGTTAACCGCCGAATAAACCCCTCCTTACTTATACTACAGGTCTTCCTTCTGCCTTGGAGACCTAATCGGCATACAAGAGTATTTGTCCATATGTAATGGAAATTGATCCCGACAAGGAATCTATGCGGAAATTCATTGGCATAAGTACTAGAAGTACTTGATCTATGTGATATACTGATTGGCTAATACACAAAATGTTTTACGTACACGTGTACTTATTGGAAGTTGATTAATCATTTGATAAAGTTACACAAAGGAAAGTCTTATTTCTGCTCCCAGATTCTCGACAATTCTTGCACCGAGTGTATATACGAGAGGTAGAAAGCGCGCGAACAACACACATATTTTGAACACACATGCACTCATAGTAATAAGTACTAAACCCTTTTGTCATGCTTAACAAAACAAAGGAGGCTCTTTTGTGGCCTAATTATAAGTATCTTAATGTACATGCCTCTCACCAATTaccaaataattaataaaatttgaaattaaaaaagtttACACTAATGCTTAAAACATTTCCCAAGTACGGAATTgttacttttttcttcttctctttttttttttttttttcaccagCTGACCTCCTTTATCTTTGTGACACATATTGGTTTgtttgcctataaataagcTGTAGCTCCTAATCCATTTGAAGATACAAACAACTTCGTTAATTTTATCCTTTTGTGCCTCTCTTCCGATCCCATTAGCAACTAGAGGTACTGGTATTTACTTTCCTTTCACTTCCTTACTCTCCTTCGCCATCCTCAgccttctcctttttcttcacATCCCCCATCCtcctctttattttttttttcgtatttttgttgtgttttcaCATTTCCAATTACACAGAAAAGAACATTTTGTAATCCCTTTCTACTTTGTTGTGTCCATTTTCATCATGTACAGGAGTAacagggtttttatttatcttgCTTATTAGCAATCTGTGGCGTGTGAGGAGGCATAATCACAGGTAATTCACAAGAATCTcctagaaaatcaaagaaaataacttAATTTGGAATTTATGTATGAAAAAGAGTACcctttgatttggtttggctTATGCAAGTTTGATTTAATCTACACGTTTTTTTGGGTCTCGGATCTCTCTTTTATATAACATTTATGTCCAAACAGTCACtctaaattgaatattttataatttctctgtactcacaagaaaaaaaattatatagaaGATTAAAGCTAAAACCAAGAATGCCAAACAagaaattttcaagttttggtCACTTTTGCATGAACTTTTCACAATCCTGGCTGTACCAATTTAATTTCTAGTCCTTCTTGTTCTTTGAGTTGCACTTTCATTTTGCATGAGTTTTGGCTCAAAGTTATGTGATTTGATTATAGCTGTGCCAAGTTTTTGACATGACCAAAGATTTTGCTAAGTTATCGGactcatgttttcttttcttttcttttcttttcttttcttgctgGAAACTCATGTTTTCTCTGGTTTTATCAAATGGGGAGTTTTTGGAATGAAAATCTGGCCCTTCGGCCCCTGCTGTTGCATGTATCCACTGACCTTATATTTACTTCCCTTTCAGCAAAGTCAAGTTATTCCCTCTATTAAAAGCGTGTCAGATGTTTTTAATGGGTCCCATATTAGGACTCATCTCaagtttaaatttatttttaaaaaggtttaaatattttaagaaaattaaaattatttttttttggggtcaaagaGTCAAAATTGACAGACCTTTCAttaattgtttttgtatttaaataggttatatatatttaaatcattatttataatattttttatagaaaatttatttagtCCCATAAATGCCAcgaaaatttataatttgatgACTTGTCTTTAACAAGTcttgtatttataaaaatataaattatgaaattgattaatttgtaGCATATATAAAATTGTGATCAGAAAGAATCAGATGGAGAATGAGTCGTCGGCTGGCGGAGGAGCTCCTTTTGATCAGTTTAACTTCACTtttgacgacgacgacgacgatgaTGATCACTTTGTCACCAATCACAACATGCAAATGCCTTCAAACCAGAAGAATAAGGCTGCGGTGAACTTATACACTTTaccattttcaatttaattaacatttctcaacaaaaatatatatatatgacataTATTTTGTGAGTGATAATAATGCTACTTGGATGGATATCATTTGTAAGAAAAATATCACTAATAATTATCAATAAATATGATacaaatagttttatttttctcgtACGTCTAATGCTAATTATTTTACGGCATAATATGTGATGTTTGTAGCAGGAACATGTTGATCTAGGATCATCAAGTAGTGGAAGCTCTCAGCCTATGAATCGAGCAAGGTCGAGGGAGAGCGTAACGGTGTCAGCCTTCACTCCTTTTAGCGGACTATCAGATCCTCTCCATGAGCAACGTGCAAACTTGGCATCAATGGGGGCTTCATCTTCAACTCCATTAGTTGAGACGCCGCAAAGCCACCGTCACATAACAGTATGCAGCTGGCCTCGTTAACTCATTTTGTATCTCtcgatttatttttttatttatttttatttttaaattttaaaaaatagcaTGCTTGCATTGATGATGCCATTGTTAATCACATTTCTAAGGGAGCattagtcatattttttgtattgATGTTGATCAGATTGAAGAACTCAGTCACGCATTGCAAAGTAATGAGTCTCAACCAAATCCGGAAAAGTCAGGCCCTTCAGTTTCTAACTTTCCGTCACCGGAAGTGGCCTTTAATCCTGAACTTGAAGGAGCATCACAACCGCATCATCCAAGAATGGTAAGACACTAAAACGtaattaaatcattaattacgtcaatttttatttgaacataCTGACTTTAACCGCAAGTCTAACAACATTACATGTTGGACTATATATGATAAAAAGAACATTTTTTGGACCTCACTTCAAGTTTTATGTTATTGCACATAAGGTTCACTTTTGTGCAATCTAAGACTAAAAATTGTTTTTGATATGTTTTCAGGTTTTGTTTagttgatgttgatgattaTTCTTGTTGCCTTCTTACATAGGATAATCTCGAGCCCGGATCATCAGTTGGAAATAACTGGTTCAGTCTAAATCAAGCAAATTCCACCCAAATTTTCATGCCGGGAGCTATAGGGTTTCCAAGCTACCAGTACTCTAACCCTCCACTTATGTTTGCTCAAAACGACAGGGAAACAGTACCGTTTTACTTCAATTTGCCCATGCCAATACAGCCACATCGTCCAAGACCGGTATGTATACCTCAAGCATTTTACTGTCCTCCAATTTATAATTTAACATGGTTTTTATCATGTTTGGGCTACATTATAGTAATGGTTCTTGAATTGTATCTCGAGTTGTATTTTCGTCCCTCATTTTCAATAACAGTTGTTGCCGTCCTCAAATTAGGACCCATAGTGCAATGCGAAacctaattttaaaaacaacacCAACTATTATTGAAATTCAGGATACAATTCAAGGACCATTGGCTACAATTTAGCCTTATACTTGTGTAAATTAAGcaaagagaaatcaaaccgTTACCAAAGCATGCAAGATTCACTATGTGATCCATATGCACCTACGGCTAACAATTATCCACGACTATCTTTGACATCTTGATCATGAGCAGATGCATATGGGAGTAACTATCCGTGATGGTGTGGTGGAGCCTCACCATCCAGAACCAGAACCAAATGTAGCAATTCAGTCACATCCCCAAATGGAGCAAGTGCCTCTGTATGTCAAATACTACTCTTTTGGAAACTTTTCATTTGCAAAAGCTTGCTACTGCATACATTCTGATTTCGAACATATATTACTTGACGCACAGGTCTCTAACTTTGGGTCACAGTCAATATGGCATAAACACAGTAAGTTCTCTGTTTTGACCCTTCAAAGCCTgttgtaaaataataataaaagatatcAGTTTCATGATATTTCACCAAGCAATTTGACCACAATACTGTTGTACACAACTTGTTTGCTGTAAGCAGATGATGGCCGAGCTAGGAGTTGCAGATCAAAGGCCATCCCAGAGCAACCAGCAGCAAGCCACTTTGTACCCCCAGCAACTCAATGATCCTCCAAGGCCTTGGACCCCATCAGGGTTCTGGTACATGACCTGCCATAATCACCATCTTAGTTGACTGCTCTTATAACATTTAGTATGCAAGTATGCAGTTATGCTTACGCATTGACATGCTTAATTTCAATGTGATAATTGAATTTAGGACCCAAAATAATCAAGTTATGCCAGCTAATGGAGCGTGTAACCAACAATGGACCAACTGCATACCCCATGGAGCTGTACAGACAGGgtatccaaaattcaaattttgcaAGGTGAACACAGAATCACTGTTTGTGAACACATTGTTAACTTCTCTATATTTATGTATCTGATTCAGGCCCCAAGGACCACAGCAATTACTGAACCAGCCACAACAGCTGAACCAAGTGCAGCCACCAAATACTTTTGGTTCACAACAATGTCATCACCCTAGGCGACCTGCAGGGCTTTCTGCACCTCTTTGGTATCTGATACAGCTTTCATCtttcttaatttaaattaGTTTGATCATGGAAGTTAACAGTTGATCAAAGGCTATGAACTTATTGTACATCTTCTGAGTTTAGGTCTCCTAAGCATACCAAGAGAGAGAATGTCCTGACTCCTTGGATCCTGGAGTCTTCGTTTGCTGCAAGGTAGTATATATATGCTACCAATTTCATTTGCTCCTACACCATTGATAATGCTTCACTGGAATAGATATTGAATATAGATAACCTCAGTTGTATAACATTGAGCAGAGTATTGTAATATAGTTCAATCTTAATTTTGAAATCTAGGGTCCAATCTTTGCCTGAAACACAAGATAATCACACCCAGGCGGTGCCACCACACCATTCTAATTCTATAAAACCTGATCCTTTCATGCAGTCTGGGTGAGCAAATAGAAACTTTAAGTCTTCTATATATGAAAGAGAAATACTTTCTTAAGCATTTGGAAAAATGGTAAGCACAAcaaatattatgtttatgattaTGGGTTGTTGGAATTTAATTAGGCTGGGGCAAGTATCAGATCATCAGGAACAACCTAACCAAGATTCAAGGGCATCTAATGTAGCTTATCCACAGCAACACGACTCCATAGTTAGTGGACCTATCATCGCATCTGGGTACacaattattcaatttcataatttaatttccatGATATTATAGAACATACAACTATGTATGTGCTTATTGAATTCCAATAAggttcttccatcttcttcttccttagGCCTCAGGGAATGGGTGGTCAACAGAAAAACCCTGACCATGTGCAGATGATACCTGATGTTGTGGCTGATATAAAGTCAAGGCCTTCTGTGCTATCTAACATAGCTGATCCTCAGAATCACAGCTCTGGGCTCTCAAGAGCTCCTATGCCTTTTAGGTACCTAAATGATCCTCATTTGCTTATATTATAATTCTTTCAAGGAAAAAAGGAACTGCTTccttttgaaagaaaaaaagttagaAACTAACTTGCTTTCGTGCCATGTTTAAGATCAAGTTGAGATGCTAGTTATCTAGAAGGGTTTAGTTTTCTGGTGGACCTATGTAAAGGGGTTTAGTTTTCTTGGTGCTTTCATCTTCATGCTCGTACTGAATTCTTTTTGTAGGCTTGCTCCTGTCCAACTTGATGACATACTGAATCAATCTACTATTCCAAGTGATAGCAGTTCTCAGAGGAGTGTTCAATTCCGAAACTCCCCAACTGAACAAGTAAGAGTCTTCCTCTCCTCACTCGATGATTTTCGAAAGTTCAAAGTGGTATATATAGAACTCTACATTTGTAAATTAGGGGTCTCTCTCCTATTCACTTAAGAATTCTTAGTGGCACATTTTTGCTATGCACATTAGACAAAAATCCTGTCAATAggtagtttcttttttcttgtgtaACTTTTGTAAGTAAGTGTTTTTTAGCAGGGGACAGCAGAACAACAAGACTACGTTGTCAAACGACGCGGCAAACAACTTCAATTAGGAGAGTCATCGTCGCTGGCCAAACGCTCCAAGGTATCAACTTTTCAGTATTACCTTGCATTACTTCCCATGGTTTTGCAAAGGCCTAACTGCGGGCAAGAGTTTCAGAACTGGCATTGTACTATCACTGATGAAAACATCTTTTACTGATCGGATCAAATGCAGAGGAATTCAGCAGCTTCTAGTCGTACAGAAGTCAA
The window above is part of the Prunus dulcis chromosome 1, ALMONDv2, whole genome shotgun sequence genome. Proteins encoded here:
- the LOC117637307 gene encoding uncharacterized protein LOC117637307, producing MENESSAGGGAPFDQFNFTFDDDDDDDDHFVTNHNMQMPSNQKNKAAEHVDLGSSSSGSSQPMNRARSRESVTVSAFTPFSGLSDPLHEQRANLASMGASSSTPLVETPQSHRHITIEELSHALQSNESQPNPEKSGPSVSNFPSPEVAFNPELEGASQPHHPRMDNLEPGSSVGNNWFSLNQANSTQIFMPGAIGFPSYQYSNPPLMFAQNDRETVPFYFNLPMPIQPHRPRPMHMGVTIRDGVVEPHHPEPEPNVAIQSHPQMEQVPLSLTLGHSQYGINTMMAELGVADQRPSQSNQQQATLYPQQLNDPPRPWTPSGFWTQNNQVMPANGACNQQWTNCIPHGAVQTGPQGPQQLLNQPQQLNQVQPPNTFGSQQCHHPRRPAGLSAPLWSPKHTKRENVLTPWILESSFAARVQSLPETQDNHTQAVPPHHSNSIKPDPFMQSGLGQVSDHQEQPNQDSRASNVAYPQQHDSIVSGPIIASGPQGMGGQQKNPDHVQMIPDVVADIKSRPSVLSNIADPQNHSSGLSRAPMPFRLAPVQLDDILNQSTIPSDSSSQRSVQFRNSPTEQGTAEQQDYVVKRRGKQLQLGESSSLAKRSKRNSAASSRTEVNRSTFESQEKEMDMLSNLFSPSNAREIKNSLYDPAFEAIGLPIDPHLRMFQASKQFLQ